The following are encoded together in the Gordonia insulae genome:
- the proC gene encoding pyrroline-5-carboxylate reductase, producing the protein MTERIAIVGGGKIGEALLAGLIQSGKQTKNLVVAEKVPSRAKEIADEYGVLVTDLTSAAEGAQYVFLAIKPDDVDSVLRQLAGAEDNAESERVTVTLVAGLPISRYENALQAGSPVVRVMANTPMLVNEAMSAVSAGRYVSDEQLAAVTALLETVGRVAVVPEKQMDAVTAVSGSGPAYIFLMAEAMIDAGVALGLTRMQATELTVQTVKGAGLLMSESGLSPVDLRAAVTSPGGTTAAAIREFEANGLRHGVYQATRACAMVSAKGRLRPDVEGLTGSGGTRGDSDTP; encoded by the coding sequence GTGACCGAACGCATCGCCATCGTTGGTGGCGGAAAGATCGGCGAGGCCCTGCTGGCCGGTCTGATCCAGTCCGGTAAGCAGACCAAGAATCTCGTCGTCGCCGAGAAGGTACCGAGCCGCGCCAAGGAGATCGCCGACGAGTACGGCGTACTGGTGACGGACCTGACGTCGGCGGCCGAGGGCGCCCAGTACGTGTTCCTGGCGATCAAGCCGGACGACGTCGACTCGGTGTTGCGGCAGCTGGCGGGTGCCGAGGACAACGCGGAATCCGAGCGGGTGACGGTCACGCTGGTCGCCGGTCTGCCGATCTCGCGCTACGAGAACGCGCTGCAGGCGGGCTCCCCGGTCGTGCGGGTCATGGCGAACACCCCGATGCTGGTCAACGAGGCGATGTCGGCGGTGTCGGCGGGCCGCTATGTCAGCGACGAGCAACTCGCCGCGGTGACGGCACTTCTCGAGACGGTCGGCCGGGTCGCTGTGGTCCCGGAGAAACAGATGGACGCGGTCACCGCGGTCTCTGGCTCGGGGCCGGCCTACATCTTCCTGATGGCCGAGGCGATGATCGATGCCGGCGTTGCCCTCGGTCTCACGCGCATGCAGGCCACCGAGCTGACCGTGCAGACCGTGAAGGGCGCCGGGCTGCTGATGAGTGAATCGGGACTGTCGCCGGTGGATCTGCGGGCTGCGGTGACGTCGCCCGGCGGGACGACGGCGGCGGCGATCCGGGAGTTCGAGGCCAACGGCCTCCGACACGGCGTCTACCAGGCCACCCGGGCATGCGCGATGGTCAGCGCCAAGGGTCGGCTTCGACCCGACGTTGAGGGTTTGACGGGCTCCGGCGGGACACGAGGCGACTCCGACACCCCATGA
- a CDS encoding helix-turn-helix domain-containing protein has translation MASADKPGDRTGAVSNANSGSQFLTVAEVAALMRVSKMTVYRLVHSGELPAVRVGRSFRVHAKAVHDYLETSYFDVG, from the coding sequence ATGGCATCTGCAGATAAGCCTGGTGACAGGACCGGCGCGGTGAGCAATGCGAACTCTGGCTCGCAGTTCCTCACGGTCGCCGAAGTCGCAGCGCTGATGCGCGTCTCGAAGATGACGGTCTACCGACTCGTGCACAGCGGCGAACTGCCTGCTGTCCGCGTCGGCCGTTCTTTCCGGGTGCACGCGAAAGCCGTGCACGATTACCTGGAGACCTCGTACTTCGACGTCGGCTGA
- a CDS encoding 30S ribosomal protein bS22 → MGSVIKKRRKRMSKKKHRKLLRRTRVQRRKLGK, encoded by the coding sequence ATGGGTTCAGTTATCAAGAAGCGCCGCAAGCGCATGTCGAAGAAGAAGCACCGCAAGTTGCTGCGGCGGACCCGGGTGCAGCGTCGCAAGCTCGGCAAGTAG
- a CDS encoding NAD-dependent epimerase/dehydratase family protein, translated as MPDEATPTTPRTVLVTGASTFLGGYLVARLAANPAIERVLAVDSRVPRKDLMRRMGRAEFLRLDIRRPAIAKAIAGYEVDTVVHAATSIMETAPHSSAIKEFNVVGAMQVCAACQRSPSVKRLILRSTAMVYGASAHDPSHFSEGTPARREPKRGYGRDLLDIEGYVRGLGRRRQDIEVTIVRPQAILGPRINTRMGSYLALPVVPTVIGYQPRLQFLHEEDALAAMEHVTLGSKVGTFNVSGEGVVTLTQAIRRIGHIELPVPSSLLAPITGVFQDLRSAKLRSSQTEYLTYGRVLDTTRMRSELGFAPRFSTLETLDDFIERGGSTAVVEPDSWRSLERRVVAAAHQLQ; from the coding sequence ATGCCGGACGAAGCCACCCCCACGACGCCCCGGACCGTTCTGGTCACGGGGGCGTCGACCTTTCTCGGCGGCTATCTCGTCGCCCGCCTGGCCGCCAACCCGGCGATCGAACGCGTCCTCGCGGTCGATTCGCGGGTACCTCGCAAGGATCTGATGCGCCGGATGGGGCGTGCGGAGTTCCTGCGCCTGGACATCCGACGACCGGCGATCGCCAAGGCCATCGCCGGCTACGAGGTCGACACGGTGGTCCATGCGGCGACCTCGATCATGGAGACCGCGCCGCACTCGTCGGCGATCAAGGAGTTCAACGTGGTCGGCGCGATGCAGGTGTGTGCGGCCTGCCAGCGCAGTCCCTCGGTGAAGCGACTGATCCTACGGTCGACGGCCATGGTCTACGGCGCGAGCGCGCACGATCCGTCGCATTTCTCCGAGGGGACGCCGGCGCGGCGCGAACCGAAACGCGGGTACGGGCGCGACCTCCTCGACATCGAGGGCTACGTCCGTGGGCTCGGCCGGCGACGGCAGGACATCGAGGTGACCATCGTGCGGCCACAGGCGATCCTGGGGCCGCGGATCAACACCCGGATGGGGTCGTATCTCGCGCTGCCGGTCGTGCCGACGGTGATCGGCTATCAGCCGCGACTGCAGTTCCTCCACGAGGAGGACGCGCTCGCGGCGATGGAGCACGTGACACTGGGCAGCAAGGTCGGCACCTTCAATGTGTCCGGCGAGGGTGTGGTGACGCTGACGCAGGCCATCCGTCGGATCGGGCACATCGAGTTGCCGGTGCCGAGCAGTCTGCTCGCGCCGATCACCGGCGTCTTCCAGGATCTGCGGTCGGCGAAGCTGCGCTCGAGTCAGACCGAGTACCTCACCTACGGCCGAGTGCTCGACACGACGCGCATGCGGTCGGAACTCGGCTTCGCGCCACGGTTTTCGACGCTCGAGACACTCGACGACTTCATCGAACGTGGTGGCTCGACCGCGGTTGTCGAGCCGGATTCGTGGCGGTCGTTGGAACGTCGGGTGGTCGCCGCGGCGCATCAATTGCAATGA
- a CDS encoding lysophospholipid acyltransferase family protein, with protein sequence MSSLAGGGATDARTAKVIQLYATPGGAEASGGRRSSREQGRRRHPSQQTGVAPSKSAAAQRNSVSKAQSGHPNTDGFGRPPAAVTPISDDVRLPAETLGVEHLGPNRSSPLFSLSGIRGAVADSLTATAGFIRERMTGEYEVDEFGFDPHFTESVWLPAVRQVYEKWFRVEVTGIENLPLEGGALLVANHAGTIPVDAIMTSVAVRDNHPTNRYLRVLAADMVFDTPGVSEVARRFGATLACTNDADRLLRAGELTAVWPEGYKGIGKLYKDRYKLQRFGRGGFVTTALRNAAPIIPVSIVGSEEIYPMLADLKPLAKILGLPYFPVTPLFPWLGPLGVVPLPSKWHIHFGRPIETGSYDEASADDPMVVFDLTDHVREEIQQTLFRMLSRRGSVYFG encoded by the coding sequence GTGAGCAGCTTGGCAGGTGGCGGCGCGACCGACGCACGTACCGCGAAGGTCATCCAGCTCTACGCGACGCCCGGTGGTGCTGAGGCCTCCGGTGGTCGACGCTCCTCACGTGAGCAGGGTCGCCGACGTCACCCCAGTCAGCAGACCGGCGTTGCACCGTCGAAATCCGCAGCTGCACAAAGAAATTCGGTATCAAAAGCGCAGTCTGGACATCCCAACACCGACGGTTTCGGCCGTCCGCCCGCAGCCGTCACGCCGATCTCCGACGACGTCCGGTTGCCGGCGGAGACGCTCGGCGTCGAGCACCTGGGACCCAATCGCTCGAGTCCGCTGTTCTCCCTGTCGGGTATCCGGGGCGCGGTCGCCGACTCGCTGACCGCGACCGCCGGCTTCATCCGGGAGCGCATGACCGGCGAGTACGAGGTCGACGAGTTCGGCTTCGACCCGCACTTCACCGAATCGGTCTGGTTGCCCGCCGTTCGCCAGGTCTACGAGAAGTGGTTCCGGGTTGAGGTCACCGGAATCGAAAACCTTCCCCTCGAGGGCGGGGCGCTGCTCGTCGCCAACCACGCCGGCACCATCCCGGTCGACGCGATCATGACCTCGGTCGCTGTGCGGGACAACCACCCGACCAATCGGTATCTCCGAGTTCTGGCCGCCGACATGGTGTTTGACACGCCGGGCGTCAGCGAGGTCGCGCGCCGCTTCGGCGCAACGCTCGCGTGCACCAACGACGCAGATCGACTGCTGCGGGCGGGTGAGCTGACCGCGGTGTGGCCCGAGGGCTACAAGGGCATCGGCAAGCTGTACAAGGACCGCTACAAACTGCAGCGCTTCGGGCGTGGCGGGTTCGTCACCACGGCGCTGCGCAACGCCGCCCCGATCATCCCGGTCTCCATTGTCGGATCCGAGGAGATCTACCCGATGCTGGCCGACCTCAAGCCGCTGGCGAAGATCCTCGGGTTGCCGTACTTCCCGGTCACCCCGCTGTTTCCCTGGCTGGGGCCGCTGGGCGTGGTGCCGCTACCGTCCAAGTGGCACATCCATTTCGGGCGTCCGATCGAGACGGGGTCCTACGACGAGGCATCCGCCGACGACCCGATGGTGGTCTTCGACCTCACCGATCATGTCCGCGAGGAAATCCAGCAGACCTTGTTCCGGATGCTCAGCCGTCGCGGTAGCGTCTACTTCGGCTGA
- a CDS encoding zinc-binding dehydrogenase — protein sequence MKAVACHNGELSLVDLPTPTPGHGQVLIRVIRAGICGSDLHARTHGDASADVADEVGYDAFMRSSQSVVMGHEFTGDVVSYGPGCRRRWTPGTSVVAVPMIKHGDDAHLTGLSAHAPGAYADLMLVAEDLTMPVPDGVSADLAALTEPMAVAHHAVRRGEVGRRDVAVVIGCGPIGLAVILMLKAAGVRSVVASDLSAGRRDLARRCGADIVVDPTTDSPWEACTQRRGYLTDASDLFDTAFSAMHDLQRIPGLPWARVMRAAERVGATPQGPVVFECVGVPGIIEDIVSHAPFRSRVVVVGVCMQPDSFRPAMAINKEIDLRFVFAYDPGEFRDTLHMIADGKVDPGPLITATIGLGGVSAAFDALGTAEHHAKVLIDPTSDVVDL from the coding sequence ATGAAGGCTGTGGCATGTCACAACGGTGAGCTCTCGCTCGTCGACCTCCCGACGCCCACGCCCGGGCACGGACAGGTACTGATCCGTGTCATCCGCGCCGGGATCTGTGGCTCCGACCTCCATGCACGCACCCACGGCGATGCGAGCGCCGACGTCGCCGACGAGGTCGGTTACGACGCGTTCATGCGGTCCTCGCAGTCGGTGGTGATGGGCCACGAGTTCACCGGCGACGTCGTCTCCTACGGCCCGGGTTGCCGCAGGCGCTGGACACCGGGCACCTCGGTGGTCGCGGTGCCGATGATCAAACACGGCGACGACGCCCACCTGACCGGACTGTCGGCACATGCCCCGGGCGCGTATGCCGATCTCATGCTCGTCGCCGAGGATCTGACGATGCCGGTGCCCGATGGCGTGTCCGCGGATCTCGCGGCACTGACCGAGCCCATGGCGGTGGCCCATCATGCGGTCCGACGCGGTGAGGTCGGACGACGCGACGTCGCGGTGGTGATCGGATGCGGTCCCATCGGCCTCGCAGTGATCCTGATGTTGAAGGCCGCCGGGGTGCGGTCCGTGGTGGCCAGTGACCTGTCGGCGGGCCGTCGCGATCTGGCGCGGCGATGCGGCGCGGACATCGTCGTCGACCCGACCACCGACTCGCCGTGGGAGGCCTGCACCCAGCGTCGTGGCTACCTGACCGACGCGTCCGACCTCTTCGACACCGCGTTCTCCGCGATGCACGACCTGCAGCGGATCCCGGGCCTGCCCTGGGCGCGGGTGATGCGGGCGGCCGAGCGTGTCGGCGCGACACCCCAGGGCCCGGTGGTGTTCGAATGCGTCGGCGTGCCCGGCATCATCGAGGACATCGTGTCGCACGCGCCGTTCCGCTCACGGGTCGTGGTGGTCGGGGTGTGCATGCAACCGGACAGTTTCCGCCCCGCCATGGCGATCAACAAGGAGATCGATCTGCGGTTCGTGTTCGCTTACGACCCAGGCGAATTCCGCGACACGCTGCACATGATCGCCGACGGGAAGGTGGACCCGGGTCCGCTGATCACCGCGACGATCGGGCTCGGCGGTGTGTCCGCCGCGTTCGACGCGCTCGGCACCGCCGAACACCACGCGAAGGTGCTGATCGACCCGACGTCGGACGTCGTGGATCTCTGA
- a CDS encoding HAD family hydrolase has protein sequence MGEAPGPDDEDRTEPVDGIVDDDTIDSSADTPEDAPVDWENWEHQADTIDPAGASGDDDDVEDALDSDSEDQDDDASRVATWITERARATSGRFRQTAHELRQALAGEASARVAVDTLRARPPADEEPSQAPRDLTAAAFFDVDNTLVQGASIIHFARGLAAHKYFTYGDILDFAWTQAKFQITGKENPDDVAEGREKALSFIAGRQTSELIQLGEEIYDEYIADKIWPGTRALAQRHLDAGQQVWLVTATPVELAQTIAERLGLTGALGTVAESVDGVFTGRLVGDILHGPGKAHAVRALAIREGLNLKRCTAYSDSHNDVPMLSLVGTAVAINPDADLRDVAKVRGWEMYDFRTARKAAKYGATTALVLGAAGAGAAGATRAFRHRRG, from the coding sequence GTGGGCGAGGCCCCGGGTCCCGACGACGAGGACCGGACCGAGCCTGTCGATGGCATCGTCGACGACGACACCATCGATTCCTCCGCGGACACCCCGGAGGACGCCCCGGTCGACTGGGAGAACTGGGAGCACCAGGCCGACACCATCGATCCGGCCGGTGCGAGCGGTGACGACGACGACGTCGAGGACGCCCTCGACAGCGACTCCGAGGACCAGGACGACGACGCCTCACGGGTCGCCACCTGGATCACCGAGCGCGCCCGCGCGACCAGTGGCCGATTCCGCCAGACGGCCCACGAGTTGCGTCAGGCGCTCGCGGGCGAGGCGAGCGCACGCGTCGCGGTCGACACCCTGCGCGCCCGCCCGCCGGCGGACGAGGAGCCCAGCCAGGCGCCCCGCGACCTGACCGCCGCGGCGTTCTTCGACGTCGACAACACGCTGGTCCAGGGTGCGTCGATCATCCATTTCGCGCGCGGTCTGGCCGCCCACAAGTACTTCACCTACGGCGACATCCTGGACTTCGCGTGGACGCAGGCGAAGTTCCAGATCACCGGCAAGGAGAACCCCGACGACGTCGCCGAGGGCCGGGAGAAGGCGCTCTCCTTCATCGCCGGACGGCAGACCTCGGAACTGATCCAGCTCGGCGAAGAGATCTACGACGAGTACATCGCCGACAAGATCTGGCCCGGCACAAGGGCTTTGGCGCAGCGCCACCTCGACGCCGGGCAGCAGGTATGGCTGGTCACCGCCACGCCGGTGGAACTCGCGCAGACCATCGCAGAACGCCTGGGACTCACCGGGGCCCTGGGCACCGTCGCGGAGAGTGTGGACGGGGTCTTCACCGGTCGGCTCGTCGGCGACATCCTGCACGGGCCCGGCAAGGCCCACGCGGTCCGCGCGCTGGCGATCCGCGAGGGCCTCAACCTCAAGCGCTGCACCGCATATTCGGATTCGCACAACGACGTGCCGATGCTGTCGCTGGTCGGTACCGCCGTCGCGATCAACCCGGACGCCGACCTGCGCGATGTCGCGAAGGTCCGCGGCTGGGAGATGTACGACTTCCGCACCGCCCGCAAGGCCGCCAAGTACGGCGCCACGACCGCGCTCGTGCTGGGTGCTGCGGGCGCGGGCGCAGCGGGAGCGACCCGCGCGTTCCGGCATCGCCGGGGCTGA
- a CDS encoding glutaredoxin family protein, with protein MTLTLLTRTGCSACATARAELDRIGADLGVGFDEVDVDRAAADGDPMLRAEFGDRLPVVLLDGEEHSYWEVDEPRLRADLAARRGSTEDAAGRG; from the coding sequence GTGACGTTGACCCTGCTGACCCGCACCGGGTGCTCCGCGTGCGCCACCGCACGAGCCGAGTTGGACCGCATCGGTGCCGATCTGGGCGTCGGGTTCGACGAGGTCGACGTGGACCGTGCGGCCGCCGACGGCGACCCGATGTTGCGTGCCGAGTTCGGTGACCGGCTGCCGGTGGTGCTGCTCGACGGCGAGGAACACAGCTACTGGGAGGTCGACGAGCCGCGCCTGCGGGCGGACCTGGCGGCGCGACGAGGCTCGACCGAGGATGCGGCGGGCCGAGGGTGA
- a CDS encoding redox-sensing transcriptional repressor Rex, with amino-acid sequence MSGSASASDSNPSQPADDDTAQPPPAEHDIPEPAVTRLATYLHVLRSFSERGVLIASSVQLATAAGVNSAILRKDLSHVGANGVRGVGYDVGRLTARISLALHTDSVHTVALAGAGRLGQALLAHAGHGRGFRVAAMFDADPAVVGTILEPGGPTVAPLTAIADVCAGRDVEPIEIGVVATADADAQAACDAFVGVGVRQLLNVTQMTLRTDSDVAVRQVDLALELQVLAFNASRSRAGSASAGRATGTRGLNSKSAMGATGLDRMGSATGEETVTA; translated from the coding sequence GTGAGCGGCAGTGCGTCAGCGTCCGACAGCAACCCGTCGCAGCCGGCCGACGACGACACCGCGCAGCCACCCCCGGCCGAGCACGACATCCCCGAGCCCGCGGTCACCCGCCTGGCCACCTATCTGCACGTTTTGCGCTCCTTCAGCGAGCGCGGTGTGCTGATCGCCTCGAGCGTCCAGCTGGCCACCGCCGCCGGGGTCAATTCGGCCATCCTGCGCAAGGATCTGTCCCACGTCGGCGCCAACGGGGTCCGTGGCGTCGGCTACGACGTCGGGCGCCTCACCGCACGCATCTCACTGGCCCTGCACACCGACAGCGTGCACACCGTCGCCCTCGCGGGCGCAGGACGGCTCGGGCAGGCGCTGCTCGCCCACGCGGGCCACGGCCGCGGCTTCCGCGTCGCGGCGATGTTCGACGCCGACCCCGCGGTGGTCGGCACGATCCTCGAACCGGGCGGTCCCACGGTGGCGCCGCTGACCGCGATCGCCGACGTCTGCGCTGGTCGAGACGTCGAGCCGATCGAGATCGGGGTGGTCGCGACCGCCGACGCCGACGCGCAGGCCGCGTGCGACGCATTCGTCGGGGTGGGCGTTCGGCAGTTGCTGAACGTCACTCAGATGACATTGCGGACGGACTCCGATGTCGCCGTGCGGCAGGTTGATCTAGCCTTGGAGCTACAGGTGTTGGCGTTCAACGCCTCGCGTTCGCGTGCCGGATCGGCTTCTGCCGGTCGGGCGACGGGCACACGGGGGCTGAACAGTAAATCCGCGATGGGCGCGACCGGGCTGGATCGGATGGGGTCCGCCACGGGTGAGGAAACGGTGACGGCGTGA
- a CDS encoding glutamyl-tRNA reductase gives MSVLLFGVSHRSAPVEVLERLAVSDHDRPKLVDELLSSRAISEAMLVSTCNRVEIYAVVDAFHPALEAVGAVLGDHSGMTVNEMTRHAYVRYSEAAVEHLFTVAAGLDSLVVGEQQILGQIRNAYLNADANQSTGRVLHELAQQALRVGKRVHTETGIDRAGASVVSVALHRAQAVLRGSTPAGESAGLRSAVVVGAGAMGGLATAQLAREGVRDLVVVNRTVANAEHLAGNVAANHGIAVRGVGLDELPAVMAAADVVVTCTGSVGSVVSVGEVHSALAARASGRPLVICDLGLPRNVDPAAARLPGVHVVDIEGLRGDSETQAAENDTSAARSIVAAELADYLTHQRQAEVTPTVAALRQRAADVVEAEILRLETRLPGLDDPQRDEVAKTVRRVVDKLLHAPTVRVKQLASTPNGDHYAEALRELFELKPGAAESVSAPEAPGFGGEDRPARFAPGAADPSRPEQ, from the coding sequence GTGAGTGTTTTGTTGTTCGGGGTCTCGCACCGCAGCGCGCCCGTCGAGGTGCTCGAGCGGTTGGCGGTCTCCGACCACGATCGGCCCAAGCTCGTCGACGAGCTGCTGTCGTCGCGGGCCATCTCCGAGGCGATGCTGGTGTCCACGTGCAACCGCGTGGAGATCTACGCCGTCGTCGACGCATTCCACCCCGCCCTCGAGGCCGTCGGTGCCGTACTCGGCGACCACTCCGGGATGACCGTCAACGAGATGACGCGTCACGCGTACGTCCGCTACTCCGAGGCCGCAGTCGAGCATCTGTTCACCGTTGCCGCGGGCCTCGATTCGCTGGTCGTCGGTGAGCAGCAGATCCTCGGGCAGATCCGCAACGCCTACTTGAACGCCGACGCCAACCAGTCGACCGGGCGGGTGTTGCACGAGCTGGCACAGCAGGCGCTGCGCGTCGGCAAGCGCGTCCACACGGAGACCGGGATCGACCGTGCGGGTGCGTCGGTGGTCTCGGTCGCCCTGCACCGTGCGCAGGCCGTGCTGCGGGGCTCGACGCCCGCAGGCGAGTCCGCCGGACTCCGGTCGGCAGTGGTGGTCGGTGCCGGCGCGATGGGCGGCCTCGCGACCGCTCAGCTCGCGCGGGAGGGCGTGCGTGACCTCGTCGTCGTCAACCGCACCGTGGCCAACGCCGAACACCTCGCAGGCAACGTCGCCGCCAATCACGGGATCGCCGTCCGGGGTGTCGGTCTCGACGAGCTGCCCGCGGTGATGGCCGCCGCCGACGTCGTCGTCACCTGCACCGGGTCGGTAGGCTCGGTGGTCAGCGTCGGGGAGGTCCACTCCGCGCTCGCCGCCCGCGCCAGTGGCCGTCCGCTCGTCATCTGCGATCTCGGCCTGCCCCGCAACGTCGATCCCGCCGCGGCCCGCTTGCCCGGCGTGCACGTAGTCGACATCGAGGGCCTGCGTGGGGACTCCGAGACCCAGGCGGCGGAGAACGACACCAGTGCCGCGCGGTCCATCGTCGCCGCGGAACTCGCCGACTACCTGACCCATCAGCGTCAGGCCGAGGTCACCCCGACCGTCGCCGCGCTGCGTCAGCGCGCCGCCGACGTCGTCGAGGCGGAGATCCTGCGACTCGAGACCCGGCTCCCTGGACTCGACGACCCGCAGCGCGACGAGGTCGCCAAGACGGTGCGCCGCGTCGTCGACAAGCTCCTGCACGCTCCGACGGTTCGGGTCAAGCAGCTCGCCTCCACGCCGAACGGCGACCACTACGCCGAGGCGCTGCGCGAACTGTTCGAGCTCAAGCCGGGCGCCGCGGAATCGGTGTCCGCGCCCGAAGCCCCCGGTTTCGGCGGTGAAGATCGGCCCGCTCGCTTCGCTCCCGGCGCCGCCGACCCCAGCCGGCCCGAGCAGTGA
- the hemC gene encoding hydroxymethylbilane synthase, with amino-acid sequence MSAGSDSSVIRIGTRGSLLATTQAQTVADALIATGHPAELVIIKTAGDASQAPVAEIGVGVFTTAIRVALHNDEIDVAIHSYKDLPTAPDPGLIIAAVPPREDPRDALVSRDGMVLGELPPGSTVGTSAPRRAAQLRALGLGLEIRPLRGNLDSRLGKVASGELDAVVVARAGLVRIGRADAVTEAFDPVVLLPAPAQGALAVECRSDDAELVRILAELDDASTRVAIDAERSVLAALEAGCTAPVGAIAEVVESIDDDGRIFAELSLRAAVAAEDGSDVIRASVVGPVDRAEQLGKNLAAELLELGAGELVDRGSQA; translated from the coding sequence GTGAGCGCGGGCAGCGACAGCAGCGTCATCCGGATCGGTACCCGGGGTTCGTTGCTGGCCACCACCCAGGCGCAGACCGTCGCCGACGCTTTGATCGCCACCGGGCATCCGGCCGAGCTGGTCATCATCAAGACCGCGGGCGACGCATCGCAGGCCCCGGTCGCCGAGATCGGCGTCGGGGTGTTCACCACCGCCATCCGCGTCGCGTTGCACAACGACGAGATCGACGTCGCGATCCACTCGTACAAGGACCTGCCGACCGCACCCGATCCGGGACTCATCATCGCCGCCGTCCCGCCCCGCGAGGATCCCCGAGATGCCCTGGTCAGCCGGGATGGGATGGTCCTCGGAGAGCTGCCCCCGGGGTCGACGGTCGGCACCTCCGCACCCCGACGGGCGGCACAGCTTAGAGCATTGGGTCTCGGTTTGGAAATCCGCCCCCTACGAGGCAACCTTGATTCTCGGTTGGGCAAAGTCGCCAGCGGTGAACTCGACGCAGTCGTGGTCGCCAGGGCCGGTCTGGTACGTATCGGCAGAGCCGATGCGGTCACCGAGGCATTCGACCCGGTGGTGTTACTACCGGCACCGGCACAGGGCGCCTTGGCCGTGGAGTGCCGCTCCGACGATGCCGAACTGGTGAGAATACTCGCCGAGTTGGACGACGCGTCCACACGTGTGGCGATCGACGCCGAGCGATCGGTGCTCGCGGCTCTCGAAGCCGGGTGCACCGCCCCGGTCGGAGCGATCGCCGAGGTGGTCGAGTCGATCGACGACGACGGGCGGATCTTCGCCGAGCTGTCGCTGCGTGCAGCGGTGGCAGCCGAGGACGGATCGGATGTGATCCGGGCTTCGGTGGTGGGACCGGTCGATCGTGCGGAACAGCTCGGTAAGAATCTCGCCGCCGAACTGCTGGAGTTGGGAGCGGGCGAGCTCGTCGACCGCGGTTCGCAAGCCTAG